The Juglans regia cultivar Chandler chromosome 2, Walnut 2.0, whole genome shotgun sequence genome includes a window with the following:
- the LOC109011312 gene encoding labd-13Z-ene-9,15,16-triol synthase, chloroplastic-like, with product MLNIGVSAKRLWWPWHVNDEKGELPGATLTALLSVFAVFWFLWVANKSRKVIPPLPPGPRGFPLVGYLPFLGTNLHRKFEELAGVYGPIYKVWLGNKLWVVVSSPLLVKEVVRDQDTIFANHDNYIAALAITYGGADVTLLPYGPDWRKLRKIFTRDLLSNANLDGSFTLRREEVKKSIRKMYDKIGTPVDVGELAFMTVMNTIMSMLWGGTLQGDQEGTDIGSEFKSMLWELMVLVGKPNVSDFFPVLARFDLQGIEREAKKILQWCDRIFDCAIEKRMNLAKAKLEEGPGTTEQMKGFLQILLELTESEDAATSLSMTQVKALLLDIVIGASDTTTTTLEWLAAELMQHQGVMRKVNEELTRVVGLDNLVEESHLSKLHYLDVVIKETLRLHPALPLMVPRCPSQSSTLGGYWVPKGTRVFLNVWAIHRDPKFWDNPLEFQPERFLNDSFKVDYSGHNFNYFPFGSGRRICAGLPLAERMLKYIIASFLHAYEWKLPEDTKQDFSDRFGLVTKKVKPTVLIPTVPRLSKSELYKE from the exons ATGTTGAATATAGGCGTTTCTGCCAAGCGGTTGTGGTGGCCGTGGCATGTAAACGATGAGAAAGGCGAACTTCCTGGAGCAACTCTTACTGCTTTACTCTCTGTATTTGCGGTGTTCTGGTTCCTGTGGGTAGCCAATAAATCAAGGAAGGTGATACCTCCATTGCCGCCAGGCCCCCGAGGTTTCCCACTAGTCGGTTACCTTCCTTTTCTGGGTACAAATCTTCATAGGAAATTTGAGGAACTCGCAGGGGTCTATGGCCCTATCTACAAGGTTTGGCTTGGAAATAAATTGTGGGTAGTTGTCAGCTCACCATTACTGGTGAAAGAAGTGGTTCGTGACCAGGACACAATATTTGCAAACCATGACAATTATATAGCTGCTCTAGCTATAACGTATGGAGGAGCTGATGTTACACTTTTACCTTATGGTCCTGACTGGAGGAAGTTGCGCAAGATATTCACACGAGACCTGCTAAGCAATGCAAATCTGGATGGTTCTTTTACTCTTCGGAGAGAAGAGGTTAAGAAGTCCATAAGAAAGATGTATGACAAAATTGGCACTCCCGTAGATGTTGGGGAATTGGCGTTCATGACGGTGATGAACACCATCATGAGCATGCTGTGGGGTGGCACGCTGCAAGGAGATCAGGAAGGGACAGATATTGGGTCCGAGTTTAAGAGTATGTTGTGGGAGCTAATGGTGCTAGTTGGAAAACCAAATGTTTCTGACTTTTTCCCTGTGCTTGCAAGGTTTGATTTACAAGGGATTGAAAGGGAAGCAAAGAAGATTCTCCAATGGTGTGATCGCATTTTTGATTGTGCCATTGAAAAACGGATGAACTTGGCCAAGGCCAAACTAGAAGAGGGGCCAGGAACGACTGAACAAATGAAGGGCTTTTTGCAAATTCTCTTGGAGCTAACGGAGAGTGAGGATGCTGCAACATCACTTAGCATGACCCAAGTGAAGGCCTTGCTTTTG GATATAGTGATAGGTGCATCGGACACTACAACAACGACACTGGAATGGCTGGCAGCGGAGCTGATGCAGCATCAAGGGGTAATGAGAAAAGTTAATGAAGAATTGACACGAGTTGTGGGTTTGGACAACTTAGTGGAAGAGTCCCATTTGTCCAAATTGCATTATTTAGATGTTGTCATTAAGGAGACCTTACGTTTGCACCCAGCACTTCCTCTCATGGTACCTCGTTGTCCAAGCCAATCTAGCACTCTTGGTGGGTACTGGGTACCCAAAGGTACTAGGGTTTTCTTAAATGTTTGGGCTATACACAGGGATCCAAAGTTTTGGGACAATCCCTTGGAATTTCAACCGGAGAGGTTCCTAAATGATTCATTCAAGGTGGACTATTCTGGCCACAATTTTAACTATTTTCCATTTGGATCCGGAAGAAGAATATGCGCGGGGCTTCCACTTGCAGAGAGGATGCTGAAATATATAATAGCTTCGTTTTTGCATGCATACGAGTGGAAATTGCCAGAGGATACAAAGCAGGATTTTTCAGACAGATTTGGTCTGGTTACTAAGAAAGTGAAGCCAACGGTTTTAATTCCAACAGTACCAAGGCTGTCTAAATCTGAGCTCTACAAGGAATAA
- the LOC109011319 gene encoding elongation factor G-2, chloroplastic, translating into MAAESVRGSASSVCNFSVNGSQRRSTIPLTRARFLGLRPPRRPPSSSFASLSSSSHFVNVLLFSSLSSTPSTWRSSRSFSVFAMAADESKRAVPLKDYRNIGIMAHIDAGKTTTTERILYYTGRNYKIGEVHEGTATMDWMEQEQERGITITSAATTTFWNKHRINIIDTPGHVDFTLEVERALRVLDGAICLFDSVAGVEPQSETVWRQADKYGVPRICFVNKMDRLGANFFRTRDMIVTNLGAKPLVIQIPVCSEDNFQGVIDLVKMKAILWSGEELGAKFVYEDIPADLQELSLEYRSQMIETIVELDDQAMESYLEGINSDEETIKKLIRKGTIESSFVPVLCGSAFKNKGVQPLLDAVVDYLPSPIDLPAMKGTDPENPEVTIERAASDDEPFSGLAFKIMSDPFVGSLTFVRVYSGMLAAGSYVLNANKVKKERIGRLLEMHANSREDVKVALTGDIVALGGLKDTITGETLCDPENPVVLERMDFPEPVIKVAIEPKTKADIDKMAAGLVKLAQEDPSFHFSRDEEINQTVIEGMGELHLEIIVDRLKREFKVEANVGAPQVNYRESISRVSEVKYVHKKQSGGQGQFADLTIRFEPMEAGSGYEFKSEIKGGAVPKEYIPGVMKGLEECMSNGVLAGYPVVDVRAVLVDGSYHDVDSSVLAFQLAARGAFREGMRKAAPKMLEPIMKVEVVTPEEHLGDVIGDLNSRRGQINNFGDKPGGLKVVDALVPLAEMFQYVSTLRGMTKGRASYTMQLAKFDVVPQYIQDQLAAKEQQVAA; encoded by the exons ATGGCGGCAGAGTCAGTGAGAGGATCAGCTTCGTCGGTGTGCAATTTCAGTGTAAATGGGTCACAAAGAAGGTCTACAATTCCGCTCACTCGGGCTCGGTTTCTGGGTCTTCGTCCTCCTCGACGACCACCCTCTTCGTCTTTCGCttcattatcttcttcttcccatttcGTTAACGTTTTGCTATTCAGCTCATTATCTTCGACGCCCTCCACTTGGCGGAGCAGCAGAAGCTTTTCTGTCTTCGCCATGGCAGCTGACg AGTCAAAGCGTGCGGTACCATTGAAGGATTATCGTAATATTGGAATTATGGCTCACATAGATGCGGGGAAAACTACTACAACCGAGAGGATTCTTTATTATACAGGAAGAAACTATAAAATAGGTGAGGTGCATGAAGGTACAGCTACAATGGACTGGATGGAGCAAGAACAAGAAAGAGGGATTACTATAACATCTGCTGCTACTACTACATTTTGGAACAAACATCGGATTAACATCATTGATACTCCTGGCCATGTCGACTTCACTCTTGAAGTGGAGCGAGCTCTTAGGGTATTGGATGGTGCTATATGCTTGTTTGATAGTGTTGCTGGTGTGGAACCACAATCTGAAACTGTGTGGAGGCAAGCTGATAAATATGGGGTACCCAGAATTTGCTTTGTCAATAAGATGGATCGTCTTGGAGCAAACTTTTTCCGAACAAGAGACATGATAGTGACAAATTTGGGAGCTAAACCACTGGTGATTCAAATACCAGTTTGTTCAGAAGATAATTTTCAGGGAGTCATTGATCTCGTGAAGATGAAGGCTATACTTTGGTCAGGAGAAGAGTTGGGTGCTAAGTTTGTGTATGAGGATATTCCAGCAGATCTTCAGGAGCTGTCACTAGAGTATCGGTCACAGATGATAGAAACCATAGTTGAGTTAGATGATCAGGCTATGGAGAGCTACCTCGAAGGAATTAATTCTGATGAGGAAAccattaagaaattaataagaaaGGGAACTATTGAAAGCAGTTTTGTCCCAGTATTATGTGGCTCGGCTTTTAAAAATAAGGGGGTTCAACCATTGCTTGATGCTGTTGTGGATTATTTGCCTTCTCCAATTGACTTGCCAGCAATGAAGGGAACTGACCCAGAAAACCCAGAAGTGACGATTGAAAGGGCTGCAAGTGATGATGAACCATTTTCCGGACTTGCTTTCAAGATCATGAGTGATCCATTCGTGGGATCCCTTACATTTGTGAGAGTGTATTCAGGGATGCTAGCTGCAGGATCTTATGTACTGAATGCaaacaaagtaaaaaaagagAGGATCGGTAGACTTCTAGAAATGCATGCAAACAGTAGAGAGGACGTTAAGGTTGCTTTAACAGGTGACATCGTTGCCCTTGGTGGTCTAAAAGATACCATTACAGGAGAAACTTTGTGTGATCCTGAGAATCCTGTTGTGCTCGAACGCATGGATTTCCCTGAACCTGTGATTAAGGTTGCAATTGAACCCAAGACTAAAGCTGATATTGATAAGATGGCAGCCGGGTTGGTCAAACTTGCTCAAGAAGACCCTTCTTTTCACTTCTCACGAGATGAAGAGATCAACCAGACAGTGATCGAAGGGATGGGAGAATTGCACCTTGAGATTATTGTTGATCGGCTCAAGAGGGAGTTTAAG GTGGAAGCTAATGTCGGTGCTCCTCAAGTAAATTACCGAGAAAGCATTTCTAGAGTCTCAGAGGTGAAATACGTTCACAAGAAACAGTCTGGTGGACAAGGTCAGTTTGCTGACCTCACCATACGATTTGAACCCATGGAAGCAGGTAGCGGATATGAATTCAAGAGCGAAATCAAGGGAGGTGCAGTGCCCAAAGAATACATTCCAGGGGTGATGAAAGGATTGGAGGAATGCATGAGTAATGGTGTGCTTGCAGGATATCCTGTTGTTGATGTACGTGCAGTGCTAGTAGATGGTTCTTACCATGATGTTGATTCAAGTGTCCTGGCATTCCAGCTGGCAGCCAGAGGAGCTTTTCGTGAAGGGATGAGGAAGGCTGCCCCAAAGATGCTTGAACCTATAATGAAAGTTGAAGTTGTCACGCCTGAAGAACATTTAGGAGATGTTATTGGTGATCTAAACTCAAGGAGAGGTCAAATCAACAACTTCGGTGACAAGCCTGGTGGTCTGAAG GTGGTTGATGCGCTGGTCCCTCTGGCAGAGATGTTCCAGTATGTTAGCACACTCCGAGGGATGACAAAAGGTCGTGCATCCTACACCATGCAATTAGCCAAGTTTGATGTTGTACCTCAATACATCCAGGATCAGCTCGCTGCCAAGGAGCAACAGGTTGCTGCATAA
- the LOC109011299 gene encoding uncharacterized protein LOC109011299 produces MGGWKLPVSMTMMLVFMVGMTTLAEAQDSANTSCAQKLVPCSSSINSNSTPAANCCSSIQDAVINQLTCLCNLYSAPGLLQSFGITVEEALRISRACNVNTDLSKCNGTVQSPTSQPPPGVPGTDAAGRIGWTGLSALFFFLASMMFY; encoded by the exons atgggtGGCTGGAAATTGCCCGTGTCGATGACCATGATGTTGGTATTCATGGTGGGTATGACAACCTTGGCAGAGGCACAGGACAGTGCCAACACATCTTGCGCTCAGAAACTGGTCCCGTGCTCTAGCTCCATCAATTCCAACAGTACCCCAGCAGCCAACTGCTGCAGCTCCATCCAAGACGCCGTGATCAACCAGCTTACCTGCCTCTGCAACCTTTACAGCGCCCCCGGCTTGCTTCAGTCTTTTGGCATCACCGTTGAGGAGGCTCTTCGTATCTCCCGTGCCTGTAATGTCAACACCGACCTCAGTAAATGCAATG GCACAGTTCAGTCGCCTACGTCGCAGCCTCCCCCAG GAGTACCTGGAACTGATGCAGCAGGCAGGATAGGGTGGACCGGCCTTTCtgctcttttcttcttcctggCTTCTATGATGTTTTATTAG
- the LOC118347706 gene encoding uncharacterized protein LOC118347706 codes for MDTHFENDLFFTTLLQSGGGDCNSIPTQHSNVVIQATTTDGEKRHHSKKVQRGASFTVEEDNLLVSAWLNISIGAIMGTDQKSTQMWERITTFYHEYKKPNIPDRSEGSLMNRWSTIQKLTNKFCAYIAQIESLHPSGATEQDNIEKAKMLYKEMRKPQEKYVGEVDVDLAGEDLEVLTERPPGKKAEKERERKRKSMEGKEVEIKTALAKMTEDRATTMEERRNAMLKADEKSEKIVKRKRNPGIEERDIRKVKKEVELVVRMITSALIGRRGSNRQLQQWAKRIHERKEAGEGREASGVASREGGMESGNAGDGN; via the exons ATGGACACACATTTTGAGAATGACCTcttcttcaccactctcttaCAAAGTGGGGGAGGAGATTGTAATAGCATCCCAACGCAACATTCTAATGTTGTGATCCAAGCAACCACGACTGACGGTGAAAAGAGACATCattcaaaaaaagttcaaagaggtGCATCTTTCACTGTAGAGGAGGATAATCTCCTCGTCTCAGCATGGCTCAACATTAGCATTGGTGCGATAATGGGTACTGATCAAAAGTCAACTCAAATGTGGGAAAGAATTACcacattttatcatgaatataaaaaaccaaacattCCTGACCGTTCTGAGGGCTCATTGATGAATCGATGGTCCACGATTCAAAAATTgacaaataagttttgtgcataTATAGCACAGATAGAGTCATTGCACCCGAGTGGTGCAACCGAGCAAGACAAT ATTGAGAAGGCCAAGATGTTGTACAAAGAGATG AGAAAgccacaagaaaaatatgttggtgAAGTTGATGTTGATTTAGCCGGGGAGGACTTGGAGGTTCTTACTGAGAGACCTCCAGGCAAAAAagctgagaaagaaagggaaaggaaGCGGAAGTCGATGGAAGGCAAAGAGGTAGAGATCAAAACAGCGTTAGCCAAAATGACCGAGGATAGAGCGACGACCATGGAAGAGCGGAGAAATGCTATGTTGAAAGCAGACGAAAAAAGTGAGAAa ATcgtgaagaggaagagaaatccTGGAATCGAAGAAAGAGATATTCGGAAGGTTAAGAAGGAAGTGGAATTGGTTGTGAGAATGATTACTTCTGCGCTaattggaagaagaggaagcaaTAGACAGTTGCAACAGTGGGCAAAGAGAATCCATGAAAGAAAGGAGGCTGGCGAAGGGAGGGAGGCTTCGGGGGTGGCTTCAAGGGAGGGAGGAATGGAAAGTGGAAATGCGGGTGATGGAAactga
- the LOC109011336 gene encoding hsp70-Hsp90 organizing protein 3-like — protein MADEAKAKGNAAFSAGDFSGAVHHFSEAISLAPTNHVLYSNRSAAYASMHQYSDALTDAKKTVELKPDWSKGYSRLGAAYLGLGHHDDAVSAYKKGLDYDPNNEALKSGLADAQSAASRSRAPPSNPFGDAFSGPEMWAKLTADPSTRAYLQQPDFVKMMQDIQKSPSNLNLYLKDQRVMEALGVLLNIKLRTPTSDDMEMPESSPSPQPPERKRPAEAEPEKEPEPETEPMDLTEEEKEAKERKARAQKEKEWGNAAYKKKDFDTAIAHYTKAMELDDEDISYIMNRAATYLEMGQYDECIKDCEKAIERGRELRSDFKMIAKALTRKGTALMKMAKCSKDYEPAIETFQKALTEHRNPDTLKKLNDAEKAKKELEQQEYFDPKVADEEREKGNEYFKQQKYPEAVKHYTESLRRNPKDPKAYSNRAACYTKLGALPEGLKDAEKCIELDPTFSKGYTRKGAVQFFMKEYDKALETYQEGLKHDPSNPELLDGVRRCVEQINKASRGDLSPEELEERRAKAMQDPEIQNILQDPVMRQVLIDFQENPKSAQEHTKNPMVMSKIQKLISAGIVQMR, from the exons ATGGCCGATGAAGCCAAAGCCAAGGGTAACGCCGCCTTCTCTGCCGGTGATTTCTCAGGCGCCGTGCATCACTTCTCGGAAGCCATCTCGCTTGCCCCAACCAACCATGTTCTCTACTCGAATCGATCTGCCGCCTATGCCTCTATGCACCAGTACTCCGATGCCTTGACCGACGCAAAGAAAACCGTGGAGCTCAAGCCCGACTGGTCCAAGGGCTACAGCCGGCTCGGCGCGGCTTACCTCGGCTTGGGTCACCACGATGATGCCGTCTCTGCTTACAAGAAGGGCCTCGATTACGACCCCAACAACGAGGCCCTCAAGTCCGGCTTAGCTGACGCCCAGTCCGCCGCTTCCAGGTCCCGGGCGCCGCCGAGCAACCCCTTCGGAGACGCGTTCTCTGGCCCCGAGATGTGGGCCAAGCTCACGGCCGATCCAAGCACCAGGGCCTATCTTCAACAGCCCGATTTCGTGAAGATGATGCAGGATATTCAGAAAAGCCCTAGTAATCTCAACCTCTATCTCAAGGACCAGAGGGTTATGGAAGCGCTTGGGGTTTTGCTTAACATAAAATTACGGACACCTACTTCGGATGACATGGAGATGCCGGAGTCTTCTCCATCGCCGCAGCCGCCTGAGAGAAAGAGACCCGCGGAGGCCGAGCCGGAGAAGGAGCCAGAGCCGGAAACGGAGCCGATGGATCTGACGGAGGAGGAAAAAGAGGCAAAGGAGAGGAAGGCGCGGGCGCAGAAGGAAAAGGAATGGGGTAATGCTGCCTACAAGAAGAAGGATTTTGATACGGCAATTGCGCATTATACGAAGGCGATGGAGTTGGATGACGAGGATATTTCCTATATTATGAACCGGGCTGCCACTTATCTGGAAATGGGACAG TATGACGAATGTATTAAAGATTGTGAGAAGGCAATTGAAAGGGGAAGAGAGCTTAGATCAGACTTTAAGATGATAGCAAAAGCTTTAACTAGGAAGGGAACTGCCCTGATGAAAATGGCAAAATGCTCAAAGGACTATGAACCCGCTATTGAGACTTTCCAGAAAGCTCTTACAGAGCATCGCAACCCAGACACATTGAAGAAACTAAATGATGCTGAAAAAGCAAAGAAGGAACTGGAGCAACAAGAGTACTTCGATCCCAAAGTTGCTGATGAGGAGCGTGAGAAAG GCAATGAGTATTTCAAGCAGCAAAAGTATCCGGAGGCTGTGAAGCATTACACCGAATCCCTGAGAAGGAATCCCAAAGATCCAAAG GCATATAGTAATAGAGCTGCATGCTACACAAAACTTGGGGCTTTGCCTGAGGGATTGAAAGATGCGGAGAAGTGTATTGAGCTTGATCCAACCTTTTCCAAGGGATATACTAGAAAAGGTGCTGTCCAGTTCTTCATGAAAGAATACGACAAAGCTTTAGAAACCTATCAGGAGGGGCTGAAACATGATCCTAGCAACCCTGAATTGCTTGATGGTGTGAGGAG ATGCGTAGAACAAATTAATAAGGCCAGTCGTGGGGATTTGAGCCCTGAGGAATTGGAGGAGAGACGG GCTAAGGCAATGCAGGACCCTGAAATTCAGAACATCCTCCAAGACCCCGTTATGAGACAG GTGTTGATAGATTTCCAGGAAAATCCCAAGTCTGCTCAGGAACACACAAAGAACCCAATGGTGATGAGCAAGATACAGAAGCTGATTAGTGCTGGAAttgttcagatgagatga